The DNA window AGAAAAGTGGGTCTGACAATAGATCTGTTGTAAAAAGGACAGTTGGTCTGACAATGTGGCTGTTGTAAAAGCAAAAGTTGGTCTGACAACTAATATAGCTGTTGTAAAAACAACCTGTTGCAATGAACTAGCCGTTGTGAGCTCCCTTGTATAAAATGAGGACCCTGCATTGCACCATGCACAGACCATATCTTCCACCAGACAGTTTGTCTTGCATCGAGCAAACCAACATCAGTACAGAAGTTCCATGGACCCAAACATGTCCATGAAAATTGACAAAGAGTCTGatagtgaagatgaagttgaccAATTCATTTGGGACTTCATGAATGATCCAGTGGAGGCTCAAATTGAGGCACAAATCAGAGCTCAGATAGAGTCACAACATATCGGTATGTCTACTCCAAACCAAAGGTTTCATAGAAGGTACATTGAAAGAGGGCGTGAAGGTGCTAGGGATCGTTTAATGTCTGATTACTTCTCAGAAAATCCAGTATACAATGATTTCCAATTTAGACGGAGGTATAGGATGAAGCGACACCTGTTTCTGAAAATTGTGCAGACCCTTAGTGAGTGGTCTCCTTATTTTGTCCAACGGAGCGATGCATTTGGAAAGGTGGGCTTTTCACCTTTACACAAATGTACCGTTGCTATGAGGATGTTAGCATATGGAACACCTGCAGATTTGTGGGATGAAAATCTACGAATTGCTGAAAGTACAGTTATCGAGTGCATGAATACTTTCTGTAGAGGGATCATTGAGTGTTTTGGTCCTACATATTTAAGAAAACCAACTACAGAAGACATCCAAAGGTTACTTCATATAGGTGAAGCGCGTGGATTTCCAGGCATGCTGGGTAGTGTGGATTGCATGCATTGGCAATGGAGGAACTGTCCAGTGGCATGGAAGGGACAGTACACTCGTGGAGATCAATGTGGACCAACTGTCATGTTAGAGGCAGTTGCCTCACACGACCTGTGGATATGGCATGCATTTTTTGGTGTTGCTGGGTCAAACAATGATATCAATGTCCTTAATCGATCACCTTTGTTCACTGATGTGGTACAAGGAAGAGCTCCAGAGGTTCATTTCACAGTCAATGGCCATGAGTACAACATGGGATACTACCTAGCAGATGGTATTTATCCAGAGTGGGCAACATTTGTGAAAACAATTCATTTGCCTCAGTGTGGAAAAGACAAATTATTTGCAGAACATCAAGAGGGAGCAAGAAAAGATGTGGAGCGTGCCTTCGGAGTTTTGCAAGCTCGATTTGCCATTCTACGAAGCCCAGCACGCATGTGGCAAGTGCGGTCACTCGCTGAAATTATTTATGCATGTATTATATTGCATAATATGATTGTGGAGGATGAAAGGGATTCTTTCAGAGTTCGATATGATGACAACTACGAGCATGAGTACCATGAAAGCAGCTCATCTGCACCATTGTTAGGATATGGACATGGGCCCATTCATGGATTTACTAGGGCTCTAGAGATACAAGAAGACATACGTGATCGAGATATGCATCGTCGTCTGAAGGCGGACTTGATTGAGCATATATTTCAGCGCTTTGGAGGCGGCCAAGCTTAGATTTATTCTCTCTTATCAAAATGTTTGTACTAGTATATGTAGTTTTTCATTAAATAATTGTGCTGTTATGTATGAACTCTATCAGGGTCAAAGTGTACTAACTAAATGTACTATGTTACTTTACATTTCTATTGGTAATTCTTGTAAAAAAAATTCTATTGTAATCTGAAGCACACCATTTGGATTGCGTTGTGTACAGATTCAAAAGTATTCATTTTTCTTGGTTCGCAATAAACAAAACAAAGCACAATCACTTGATGTCAAGATCTTTCGCGAGATAAAGTAGTACCTGCAACATCACACGAATCAAGGCAGCAGCACCTGCGTGCCTTCCTCCTCCACTATGAAGCAAGGCAGCAGCAGTAGTCTGCGTGCCTTCCTCCTCCAGCCTCCGCTTCTGCAGCAGAGGCCTCACCTGAAGCTCCATCCGCCATGGCATTCACGCCCACTGCGGCCTGCTGCAAGCCTTCCCTGGCGCTGGCACCGCGGGCGTCGTCCCGTGGCTCGGCGGCCCGCGCACAGGCGGCGCTCCTCTACACGCCCTCCACCTCCGCGTTCTGTGGCCTCCG is part of the Miscanthus floridulus cultivar M001 unplaced genomic scaffold, ASM1932011v1 fs_375_1_2, whole genome shotgun sequence genome and encodes:
- the LOC136531592 gene encoding uncharacterized protein is translated as MDPNMSMKIDKESDSEDEVDQFIWDFMNDPVEAQIEAQIRAQIESQHIGMSTPNQRFHRRYIERGREGARDRLMSDYFSENPVYNDFQFRRRYRMKRHLFLKIVQTLSEWSPYFVQRSDAFGKVGFSPLHKCTVAMRMLAYGTPADLWDENLRIAESTVIECMNTFCRGIIECFGPTYLRKPTTEDIQRLLHIGEARGFPGMLGSVDCMHWQWRNCPVAWKGQYTRGDQCGPTVMLEAVASHDLWIWHAFFGVAGSNNDINVLNRSPLFTDVVQGRAPEVHFTVNGHEYNMGYYLADGIYPEWATFVKTIHLPQCGKDKLFAEHQEGARKDVERAFGVLQARFAILRSPARMWQVRSLAEIIYACIILHNMIVEDERDSFRVRYDDNYEHEYHESSSSAPLLGYGHGPIHGFTRALEIQEDIRDRDMHRRLKADLIEHIFQRFGGGQA